In Desulfosporosinus sp. Sb-LF, a genomic segment contains:
- a CDS encoding CtsR family transcriptional regulator — translation MGNLADRIEEYLKRILEQASEGYIMLQRSELAGEFCCVPSQINYVLDTRFTIERGYLVESRRGGGGYLRIIRLGMGLEGEYQQVMRQLIGEQLTRERSKGLVERLVNEELVTAREAALIKNVLTGDALIGEFRDWDVLRARLMKTILTTLSRDDLL, via the coding sequence ATGGGAAACCTCGCGGATCGCATTGAAGAATATTTGAAACGGATTTTGGAACAAGCGTCGGAAGGGTATATTATGTTACAACGCAGTGAACTTGCTGGAGAGTTCTGCTGTGTTCCGTCTCAAATCAACTATGTTCTCGACACTCGTTTCACGATTGAACGGGGTTACTTGGTCGAGAGTCGACGGGGGGGCGGAGGGTACCTTCGGATTATCCGCTTAGGAATGGGTCTCGAAGGAGAGTACCAACAAGTGATGCGGCAATTGATTGGGGAGCAGCTTACACGTGAACGTTCGAAAGGTCTTGTAGAGCGTTTAGTGAACGAAGAATTGGTGACGGCACGGGAAGCGGCGCTGATTAAGAACGTACTTACGGGTGACGCATTAATAGGAGAGTTTAGAGATTGGGATGTTCTACGTGCACGTCTAATGAAAACCATTTTGACAACGCTAAGTCGTGACGATTTGTTATAA
- a CDS encoding UvrB/UvrC motif-containing protein has protein sequence MLCQHCKQREAKVQLSKIENGLPHDVYLCEVCAQQTHEVSFIFNPAIVPEFLQALFGFNLTSVEQPNEMACPKSCPKCGMTFAQITQAGKLGCSTCYETFEAYLEPLLRRVHGGGQNVGKVPARRGVVIKRRMEHRKLKEKLQVLIQQEAFEEAAVVRDQIRQIEQAQEGGSQDA, from the coding sequence ATGCTTTGTCAACATTGCAAACAGCGGGAGGCAAAGGTGCAGTTATCTAAAATAGAGAATGGATTGCCCCATGATGTGTATCTTTGCGAAGTTTGTGCACAACAAACGCACGAAGTAAGTTTTATATTTAACCCCGCGATTGTTCCGGAATTTTTACAAGCCTTATTTGGGTTTAATCTAACGTCCGTAGAACAGCCTAATGAAATGGCTTGCCCGAAATCTTGCCCGAAGTGTGGAATGACGTTTGCCCAAATTACTCAAGCCGGAAAGCTGGGATGCAGTACATGCTATGAAACCTTTGAAGCCTATCTTGAACCGTTACTTCGCCGAGTACATGGTGGTGGACAAAATGTAGGCAAAGTTCCAGCAAGACGTGGAGTTGTCATTAAACGTCGCATGGAACATAGAAAACTAAAAGAGAAACTTCAGGTTTTGATCCAGCAAGAAGCGTTTGAGGAGGCTGCTGTGGTAAGAGATCAGATTCGGCAAATTGAGCAAGCTCAGGAAGGGGGAAGCCAGGATGCGTAA
- a CDS encoding protein arginine kinase, which translates to MRKELLLQHSAWMTETDSPVVISSRVRLARNLEDFPFPHVLNLEGAGQIEQTVSKVLTEIKVDNGPLSYLSLTELNSVERQVLIEKHLISPSLGGLSGARGVALAHDHRYAVMVNEEDHLRVQVLLPGNQLLETHRLATELDDALEANLDFAYREGQGYLTSCPTNVGTGLRASVMVHLPGLVITKQVQQVLGALTHLGLAVRGLYGEGSQAFGHMFQVSNQITLGKSEEDILTHLEAVTGQIVEHELRARDLLQKQMPILLEDKVWRARGTLQNARLLSSEDAMHLLSHDRLGSDMGLLPRIKDSFASLIVESRPGCLQYILDRELDPGQRDEERARLIRERVA; encoded by the coding sequence ATGCGTAAGGAGCTTCTTTTACAACACAGCGCGTGGATGACTGAGACCGATTCTCCGGTTGTCATCAGTAGCAGGGTTCGTCTAGCGCGCAACCTTGAGGATTTTCCTTTCCCGCACGTTTTAAATCTAGAAGGCGCTGGTCAGATTGAACAGACTGTTTCAAAGGTTTTAACTGAGATAAAGGTGGACAATGGGCCCTTATCCTACCTATCCTTAACGGAGCTAAACAGCGTGGAACGTCAAGTGCTGATTGAAAAACATTTAATCAGTCCGAGTTTGGGCGGATTGTCCGGAGCGCGAGGTGTGGCGTTAGCTCATGATCACCGATATGCGGTGATGGTTAACGAAGAAGATCATTTAAGAGTTCAAGTGCTTTTGCCTGGAAATCAGCTTCTAGAGACCCATCGCTTAGCTACAGAGCTCGACGATGCGCTGGAGGCAAACCTTGATTTTGCTTATCGGGAAGGGCAAGGGTATCTCACGTCTTGCCCAACGAATGTGGGCACAGGGCTTAGAGCTTCGGTCATGGTTCATTTGCCTGGGTTGGTCATAACAAAGCAGGTGCAACAGGTTCTGGGAGCTTTGACACACTTAGGTCTAGCCGTGCGGGGTCTATATGGAGAGGGTTCTCAAGCCTTTGGACATATGTTCCAAGTCTCCAACCAAATTACCCTTGGGAAAAGTGAAGAAGATATTCTAACTCACTTGGAAGCGGTAACAGGACAAATTGTAGAACATGAACTACGGGCCAGAGACCTTCTCCAAAAACAAATGCCGATATTATTAGAAGATAAAGTCTGGCGGGCAAGAGGGACTTTGCAAAATGCTCGACTACTCTCGTCAGAAGATGCTATGCATTTATTATCCCACGATCGCTTGGGGTCGGACATGGGGTTATTGCCCAGGATTAAAGATAGCTTTGCCTCATTGATTGTTGAATCCCGTCCTGGGTGTTTACAATATATCCTCGATCGGGAACTTGATCCCGGTCAGCGCGACGAAGAACGAGCGCGACTGATAAGAGAACGGGTCGCATGA
- a CDS encoding ATP-dependent Clp protease ATP-binding subunit, translating to MKGRYTERAEKVLAIAHNEAKRMGHPVVGTEHILLGLIQEGEGIAAQALTGMGLDLDKIRSQVEQITGVGQPNNGEVAFTPRVKKVLELANEEAHRQDVNYIGTEHLLLGLIMEGEGIAARILANLNVSPERVWKQVVKLLGGELDESAIPASNAIPTSKNAGPANTPALNEFGRDLTLQAREGRLDPVIGREKEIERVIQVLSRRSKNNPALIGEPGVGKTAIAEGLAQGIVSNRVPETLINKRVITLDLSAMVAGSKYRGEFEERLKKVMEEIRADGNIILFIDELHTLIGAGAAEGAIDAANILKPALARGELQCIGATTLEEYRKYIEKDTALERRFQPITVGEPTVEEAIQILFGLRDRYEAHHRVKISDEAIEAAARLSDRYVADRFLPDKAIDLMDEAASRVRLASYTTPPDLKLLEEETGRLKKEKEAAVSSQEFEKAAQIRDQEQKLRVELAEQREQWQNQRYKDNAMVTEDDIAQIVASWTGIPVKKLAQEESERLLHLEELLHQRLIGQEDAVTAVARAVRRARAGLKDPKRPIGSFIFLGPTGVGKTELGRALAEAMFGDEKALIRIDMSEYMEKHAVSRLVGAPPGYIGHDEGGQLTESVRRKPYSVVLLDEIEKAHPEVFNILLQVLEDGRLTDTKGRTVDFRNTVIIMTSNVGSSFLKKEAMGFAPKKDEKTDYKNMRGHVMEELKRSFRPEFLNRIDELVVFHSLQEEHLEKITEILMSQVNKRLSDHGLDLQTEKSAIKLIAKEGNDPVFGARPIRRAIQRLIEDALSEKIIEGEFKAGDKIGVEAVDGKMKFSKK from the coding sequence ATGAAGGGTCGTTACACTGAACGTGCAGAGAAAGTCTTAGCGATAGCCCATAACGAAGCCAAGCGGATGGGACATCCCGTGGTTGGGACGGAACACATTTTGCTGGGACTGATTCAAGAAGGCGAGGGAATTGCTGCTCAGGCATTAACAGGCATGGGCTTAGATCTGGATAAGATTCGCAGTCAGGTTGAACAAATCACTGGAGTTGGTCAGCCTAACAACGGAGAAGTGGCGTTTACACCGCGTGTCAAAAAGGTTCTAGAGTTGGCGAATGAAGAAGCACATCGCCAAGATGTCAATTATATCGGGACAGAACACCTTCTCTTAGGTTTAATCATGGAAGGGGAGGGAATTGCAGCCCGCATTTTAGCAAACCTCAATGTGAGTCCGGAAAGAGTATGGAAACAAGTGGTTAAACTTTTGGGTGGAGAATTGGATGAATCAGCGATCCCTGCGTCCAATGCCATACCGACGTCGAAAAATGCTGGTCCTGCGAATACACCCGCGCTCAATGAGTTTGGAAGGGATCTTACACTGCAAGCTCGCGAAGGTCGCCTTGACCCAGTGATTGGAAGAGAAAAAGAAATTGAAAGAGTTATCCAGGTCTTAAGTCGACGTTCGAAAAACAATCCAGCCCTGATTGGGGAACCTGGTGTCGGTAAAACAGCCATAGCTGAAGGATTAGCGCAGGGAATTGTTAGCAATCGGGTACCTGAAACCTTGATTAACAAACGAGTGATTACGTTAGACCTTTCGGCGATGGTCGCTGGAAGTAAATACCGCGGTGAGTTTGAAGAGCGCTTGAAGAAGGTTATGGAGGAGATTCGCGCGGATGGAAATATTATTCTATTCATTGATGAATTACACACCCTTATTGGAGCAGGGGCTGCAGAAGGTGCGATTGATGCGGCGAATATTCTAAAACCTGCCTTGGCCCGAGGTGAGCTTCAGTGCATCGGGGCCACAACCTTAGAAGAATACCGGAAATACATTGAGAAGGATACGGCTTTAGAGCGCCGTTTCCAACCAATCACTGTGGGTGAACCGACTGTCGAAGAGGCCATTCAGATTCTTTTCGGGTTACGAGATCGTTATGAGGCTCATCATCGGGTGAAGATTTCAGATGAAGCGATTGAGGCAGCGGCTCGACTATCCGATCGGTATGTCGCCGATCGATTCTTACCAGACAAAGCTATTGATTTAATGGATGAAGCCGCATCACGAGTTCGTCTCGCTAGTTATACCACACCGCCTGATTTAAAATTACTTGAAGAAGAAACTGGACGCCTAAAGAAAGAAAAAGAAGCGGCGGTTTCCAGCCAGGAATTTGAGAAGGCGGCGCAAATCCGTGATCAAGAACAAAAACTCCGTGTAGAGCTTGCTGAACAACGAGAGCAATGGCAGAATCAGCGTTACAAAGACAATGCGATGGTTACTGAAGATGATATAGCTCAGATTGTGGCGAGCTGGACGGGAATCCCTGTTAAGAAGTTAGCCCAGGAGGAAAGCGAACGCCTCCTGCATTTGGAGGAACTCTTGCATCAACGGTTAATCGGACAGGAGGATGCCGTTACAGCAGTGGCTAGGGCGGTCCGCCGCGCTCGGGCAGGATTAAAAGATCCCAAGCGCCCAATAGGCTCCTTTATCTTTCTTGGACCAACAGGGGTCGGGAAAACTGAACTAGGTCGTGCCTTAGCAGAAGCAATGTTCGGGGATGAAAAGGCATTGATTCGCATCGATATGTCGGAGTATATGGAAAAACATGCGGTCTCTCGGTTAGTAGGAGCGCCTCCGGGATATATCGGACATGACGAAGGGGGTCAACTTACTGAATCGGTAAGACGTAAACCCTACAGTGTGGTTTTGCTAGATGAGATAGAAAAGGCACATCCTGAAGTGTTTAATATTTTACTGCAAGTACTTGAAGATGGGCGGCTAACAGACACTAAGGGAAGGACCGTCGATTTTCGAAATACGGTGATCATCATGACTTCCAACGTGGGATCGTCCTTCTTGAAGAAGGAAGCAATGGGGTTCGCTCCGAAAAAAGATGAGAAAACTGATTATAAAAATATGCGTGGACATGTTATGGAAGAGCTTAAGCGCTCTTTCCGACCAGAGTTCCTAAATCGTATTGACGAGTTAGTAGTTTTCCATTCCCTCCAAGAGGAACATTTGGAGAAGATCACGGAAATCTTGATGAGCCAGGTAAACAAACGGTTGAGTGATCATGGCTTGGATTTACAGACTGAGAAAAGTGCCATTAAATTGATTGCTAAAGAGGGAAATGATCCGGTTTTCGGAGCTCGTCCAATCCGGCGTGCCATCCAACGTTTGATCGAAGATGCTCTTTCTGAGAAAATTATCGAGGGAGAATTTAAAGCCGGTGATAAGATCGGCGTTGAAGCAGTAGATGGGAAAATGAAGTTTTCTAAGAAGTAA
- the radA gene encoding DNA repair protein RadA, translating to MKTKMIYRCSNCGSESPKWMGKCQSCDSWNTYEEVISQPKTTSSKSQRKTSAKRLSEVLAGNSDRIVTSIHEFNRVLGGGIVRDSIIILTARPGAGKSTLLLQVADDVASKGYKVLYASAEESDSQIKNRSDRILNGSRSNIWLYSDTSMNNVLDSIEEIDPDLIIIDSIQTFTLQEHNSRPGSPIQTMECANELLKVAKNNSRPRAVIMVGQMTKDDEIAGLRALEHLVDAVLILNGENGEELRGAWCSKNRFGSTGEIGFFSMTEQGMLSIDNPSEFFMTQRGEGQKVSGSALAVIKEGTRPIIVEIESLVSKSFTPYPSRIAECLRRDQLNTLISILEQRGKINLYDKNVVIKTTGGLQLKEQAVSLAIIMCIVSSVKDKAIPNDTVFVADVGLTGELKKVPSIEARIREIDRMGFRRVYVAKNTVRDVARFKNLEIIELNTLYDVIMHLNMKTVAKDQ from the coding sequence ATGAAGACCAAGATGATTTACAGATGTTCTAATTGCGGATCAGAAAGCCCTAAATGGATGGGTAAGTGTCAAAGCTGTGATTCTTGGAATACCTATGAAGAAGTAATAAGTCAACCTAAAACGACATCTTCAAAGAGTCAAAGAAAGACATCCGCCAAGAGATTATCTGAGGTTTTAGCGGGAAACAGTGATCGGATTGTGACGAGTATTCATGAATTTAACCGAGTTCTGGGTGGGGGAATCGTTCGAGATTCCATCATCATCTTGACTGCAAGGCCAGGCGCAGGAAAATCAACGTTGCTCCTGCAAGTGGCCGATGATGTTGCTTCTAAAGGATACAAGGTTCTATATGCTTCTGCCGAAGAAAGTGACAGTCAAATTAAAAATAGGTCAGACAGAATCCTAAATGGAAGTAGGAGCAACATCTGGTTATATTCGGATACAAGCATGAATAACGTTCTTGATTCGATTGAGGAAATAGACCCAGATTTGATTATCATCGATAGTATCCAAACCTTTACTCTCCAAGAGCACAATTCCCGCCCAGGCTCACCCATTCAGACGATGGAGTGTGCTAACGAACTCTTAAAAGTAGCAAAGAATAACAGCCGTCCCAGAGCCGTAATCATGGTCGGGCAAATGACGAAAGATGATGAAATAGCCGGACTACGGGCCTTAGAGCATCTTGTCGATGCTGTGTTAATCTTGAACGGTGAAAATGGGGAAGAATTGCGGGGAGCCTGGTGCTCCAAGAACAGATTCGGGAGCACGGGCGAAATAGGCTTTTTCTCCATGACCGAACAAGGGATGTTATCGATTGACAATCCATCTGAGTTTTTTATGACTCAAAGAGGAGAGGGACAAAAAGTTTCAGGTAGTGCTTTAGCCGTCATCAAAGAGGGGACACGCCCGATTATCGTGGAAATTGAAAGTCTGGTCTCGAAGTCTTTTACACCCTATCCGTCAAGAATTGCAGAGTGCTTGAGAAGAGATCAATTAAATACTCTGATTTCGATTTTGGAACAAAGAGGGAAGATTAATCTCTACGATAAAAATGTTGTGATTAAAACCACAGGTGGGCTTCAACTTAAAGAACAAGCGGTAAGTTTGGCCATCATTATGTGTATTGTTTCCTCGGTGAAGGATAAAGCAATTCCCAATGACACAGTGTTTGTAGCGGATGTGGGACTTACTGGGGAACTCAAAAAGGTACCTTCGATTGAGGCACGTATAAGAGAAATAGATCGGATGGGATTCAGACGTGTCTATGTCGCAAAAAATACAGTCAGAGATGTAGCGAGGTTTAAGAATCTGGAAATCATAGAGCTCAACACGTTGTATGATGTGATTATGCACTTGAATATGAAGACTGTAGCTAAGGATCAATAG
- the hgcA gene encoding mercury methylation corrinoid protein HgcA produces the protein MEITLRETKITQTSTHLMASDIIGSWKARWGIGRMNYRVEPGLYSVGKPDSNSPVLVSANYKLSFDMLRKELTGLDVWILILDTKGINVWCAAGKGTFGTNELLNRITLVQLGKVVSHKTVILPQLGAPGVSAHEVSKYSGFKVLYGPVKAKDIKEFLNSGMKATTDMRTVKFEVYDRLVLTPIELVGTFKVSLMIFGILFILNLLGVGPFGGVDLYAYLGAVIAGCVLTPILLPWVPGRAFSWKGWVVGFIWAVAVNVLNGWNGWTAVPQYGLLRALGYLLILPSVSAFYAMNFTGSSTYTSFSGVLKEMRIAVPAIVISISLGIVLILINSFI, from the coding sequence ATGGAGATAACGTTGAGAGAAACTAAAATTACGCAAACATCCACTCACTTGATGGCGAGTGATATTATAGGTTCATGGAAGGCCCGTTGGGGAATTGGTCGAATGAATTATAGGGTTGAGCCTGGCCTTTATAGCGTGGGAAAACCTGACAGTAATTCGCCTGTCTTGGTTTCAGCTAATTACAAACTCAGCTTCGATATGTTAAGAAAAGAATTAACGGGATTGGATGTCTGGATTTTAATCCTCGATACTAAGGGGATTAATGTGTGGTGTGCTGCGGGAAAGGGTACATTTGGAACGAATGAGCTATTGAACCGTATTACACTTGTTCAACTAGGGAAGGTAGTTTCTCACAAAACGGTTATTTTGCCACAGTTGGGGGCACCGGGGGTGAGTGCTCACGAGGTTTCAAAGTATTCGGGTTTTAAGGTCCTTTATGGCCCGGTGAAGGCAAAGGATATAAAGGAATTTCTCAATTCGGGAATGAAAGCTACCACTGACATGCGGACGGTCAAGTTCGAAGTCTACGATAGACTGGTTTTGACGCCTATAGAATTGGTCGGTACTTTTAAAGTTTCTTTAATGATTTTTGGCATACTCTTTATCTTAAATCTCCTTGGCGTGGGACCGTTTGGTGGGGTTGATCTCTACGCCTATCTGGGCGCCGTCATCGCAGGATGTGTTTTAACCCCAATCTTGTTGCCCTGGGTCCCTGGCAGGGCTTTCTCCTGGAAGGGTTGGGTCGTAGGATTTATTTGGGCCGTCGCAGTGAATGTACTTAATGGTTGGAATGGATGGACGGCTGTACCACAATATGGTTTATTGAGAGCTTTGGGATATCTGCTGATTTTGCCGTCTGTATCAGCGTTTTATGCCATGAACTTTACCGGATCTTCGACGTACACTTCCTTTTCAGGAGTTTTGAAAGAGATGAGAATAGCAGTTCCAGCGATAGTCATTTCTATTAGCTTAGGGATCGTGTTGATCCTGATTAACAGCTTTATTTAA
- the hgcB gene encoding mercury methylation ferredoxin HgcB, with protein sequence MRHQYLKNVTTLKLKSDRCKGCGKCLEVCPHKVFSLNNGKSDIVDIDRCMECGACVKNCPFNALEVKPGVGCAFAIIMGWLTGTEPSCDCSGDNGGSCC encoded by the coding sequence ATGAGGCATCAATATTTAAAGAATGTTACGACGTTGAAACTGAAGTCGGATAGGTGTAAGGGCTGTGGAAAGTGTCTTGAGGTTTGTCCGCATAAGGTATTTTCTTTAAATAATGGCAAATCAGATATCGTCGATATAGATCGATGCATGGAATGTGGTGCGTGTGTTAAAAACTGTCCGTTTAATGCATTAGAAGTAAAGCCAGGTGTTGGTTGTGCTTTCGCGATCATTATGGGCTGGCTGACTGGAACTGAACCGAGCTGCGATTGTTCGGGTGACAACGGCGGAAGTTGCTGCTAG
- a CDS encoding nitroreductase family protein, with protein MSFLELAKKRSSIRKYGPKKVDEGKLQKILEAGRIAPTGANTQPQRILVIREKEGLEKLAKGANVYGAPLALIICADHSVSWKRPHDGKDIAEIDASIVTDHMMLQATELELGTCWICYFNEKIIRDEFKLPDNFEPLNILAIGYSASEPVSSERHSTLRKSIDNTVWYETF; from the coding sequence ATGAGTTTTTTGGAATTGGCTAAAAAAAGATCTTCAATACGTAAGTATGGACCCAAAAAGGTCGACGAGGGAAAATTACAAAAGATCCTTGAGGCAGGTAGAATTGCTCCTACTGGCGCAAATACTCAACCCCAAAGGATCCTTGTTATTCGAGAGAAAGAGGGATTAGAGAAACTGGCCAAAGGCGCCAATGTATATGGGGCACCTCTAGCGTTGATCATCTGTGCTGACCATAGTGTTTCATGGAAAAGGCCCCACGATGGTAAAGATATCGCTGAGATTGATGCTAGCATTGTAACTGATCATATGATGTTGCAAGCGACAGAGCTAGAACTGGGAACGTGTTGGATTTGTTATTTTAATGAGAAAATTATACGAGACGAATTTAAACTACCCGATAATTTCGAGCCATTAAATATTTTAGCAATAGGATATTCAGCCAGCGAACCAGTATCCTCGGAGAGACATAGTACCTTACGCAAGAGTATTGATAACACGGTTTGGTATGAGACGTTCTAA
- a CDS encoding DsrE family protein, with translation MMSFAYLITSDTIGHQDSELGKRLMHSFFIKLLEAAEKPSHILFLETGVKLLLPEFTAVDALKILAEEFGVTLLACVTCLDYYGIRDKIEVGEVSTMHEIINVMHQSNKVIHI, from the coding sequence ATGATGTCATTTGCTTACTTAATCACCTCAGATACCATTGGCCATCAAGATTCGGAACTGGGTAAACGCCTGATGCACAGTTTCTTCATTAAGCTCTTGGAGGCTGCTGAGAAACCATCCCATATTCTCTTTCTCGAAACTGGTGTTAAGCTTCTATTACCCGAATTTACGGCTGTTGATGCCCTGAAGATTTTAGCGGAGGAATTCGGTGTAACACTGTTGGCCTGTGTAACCTGTCTAGATTATTACGGTATCAGGGATAAGATCGAGGTCGGTGAGGTTTCCACCATGCACGAGATTATCAATGTTATGCACCAAAGCAATAAAGTGATACATATTTAG
- a CDS encoding double-cubane-cluster-containing anaerobic reductase, which produces MDNRELWTALGMDLEKHDDFLAPIPEVYTNLFLNRPNRPKAMGYFDMVVGDVHGIRVHELYAMKEAGAKVFSTFCVYVPEEIVVATGSASIGLCAGAQYTVSSGEKVLPRNLCPLIKSTMGFKLDRICPYFQISDWVIGETTCDGKKKAWEILNEHIPTYVMELPQKKEAKDARLWEEEVREFASFIERETKVDLTAENLAQGIQTINNKRQALQRLANLRKHNPAPIQGLDVLLINQLSFFDDPVRFTAQVNALCDELDERVKAEIGVAPADAPRILVTGTPQPLPAWKLHALIEQAGAVVVGEETCTGERYYKDVTESAENVSDMLANIAKRPLKVNCACFTPNQGRMEDITRMAETLKADAVIDFTLQFCQPYGVESYFVGKEMEKKKIPFLRLESDFSEEDQGQLLTRIEALIEMIRA; this is translated from the coding sequence ATGGATAACAGAGAATTATGGACAGCCCTGGGGATGGATTTAGAGAAACATGATGATTTCCTGGCCCCTATTCCAGAGGTTTATACGAACTTATTTTTAAATCGGCCTAATCGTCCGAAAGCGATGGGGTATTTTGACATGGTAGTTGGAGATGTGCATGGGATTCGCGTGCACGAACTTTATGCCATGAAGGAAGCGGGAGCTAAGGTATTCTCGACCTTTTGCGTCTATGTTCCAGAGGAAATTGTCGTGGCAACAGGGAGTGCCAGCATTGGATTATGTGCTGGGGCCCAGTATACGGTCTCTTCAGGAGAAAAAGTCTTGCCTCGCAACCTTTGTCCGCTGATTAAGTCCACTATGGGCTTTAAACTTGATCGAATTTGTCCGTATTTTCAAATCTCCGATTGGGTCATCGGGGAGACGACGTGTGACGGAAAGAAGAAAGCGTGGGAAATTCTCAATGAACACATCCCGACCTATGTGATGGAGCTCCCGCAAAAGAAAGAAGCTAAAGACGCCCGCCTATGGGAAGAGGAAGTGCGTGAATTTGCCTCCTTTATTGAGCGCGAGACTAAGGTTGACTTAACTGCTGAGAATCTTGCCCAGGGTATCCAGACGATTAACAATAAACGTCAAGCACTTCAAAGGTTAGCCAATCTGAGAAAACATAACCCAGCCCCTATTCAAGGCTTAGATGTTCTGCTGATCAATCAACTCTCCTTCTTTGACGATCCAGTGCGCTTTACTGCTCAAGTCAATGCTCTGTGTGACGAACTAGATGAGCGAGTTAAGGCGGAGATTGGAGTGGCACCTGCTGATGCACCTAGGATTTTAGTGACGGGAACTCCGCAACCGCTTCCAGCTTGGAAACTTCATGCTTTAATCGAACAAGCCGGGGCAGTCGTCGTTGGAGAGGAAACTTGCACGGGAGAGCGCTATTATAAGGACGTCACTGAGTCTGCGGAGAACGTATCGGATATGCTCGCTAATATTGCTAAGCGCCCCTTAAAGGTGAATTGTGCTTGTTTTACGCCAAATCAAGGACGTATGGAAGACATTACTCGCATGGCCGAAACTTTAAAAGCCGATGCCGTGATTGATTTTACCCTTCAGTTCTGTCAGCCCTATGGCGTGGAAAGCTATTTTGTGGGTAAGGAAATGGAAAAGAAAAAAATTCCTTTCTTGCGCTTAGAAAGCGATTTTTCTGAAGAGGATCAGGGGCAACTCTTGACCCGAATTGAAGCCTTAATCGAGATGATTCGCGCATGA
- a CDS encoding acyl-CoA dehydratase activase, translating into MRQAGLDLGSVNTKLVVLNNGERIYSRVIPSRFDSVQAGITLLKTYVEEHGEKPDKLVVTGYGRVNFPEGRVITEITCQSRGCHAYFPDNAHILDLGGQDAKVIKKNAEGRVVQFIMNDKCAAGTGRFLDVILKGLDLTTEELDLAAEAKPMPINSMCTVFAESEVITLLAKGIPKPEVIAGLFKSTAKRLANFVESVGHPDDLIFTGGGAHYGLLVHFLEQELKAKIIIPSEPELTAALGAASLA; encoded by the coding sequence ATGAGGCAAGCAGGGTTAGACCTTGGCTCGGTTAATACGAAGTTGGTTGTCTTAAATAATGGGGAACGAATTTACAGCCGAGTCATACCCTCCCGTTTCGATTCTGTCCAAGCGGGTATAACCTTATTAAAGACCTATGTCGAAGAACACGGAGAGAAACCTGACAAGCTCGTGGTCACAGGGTATGGACGAGTAAACTTTCCAGAGGGTCGGGTCATTACAGAAATTACTTGTCAAAGTAGAGGGTGTCACGCCTATTTTCCAGATAATGCGCACATTCTCGACTTAGGGGGGCAAGACGCTAAGGTAATTAAGAAAAATGCCGAAGGAAGAGTCGTTCAGTTCATTATGAATGACAAGTGTGCCGCCGGAACGGGGCGTTTTTTGGATGTTATCCTTAAGGGATTGGATCTAACGACGGAGGAGCTGGATTTAGCTGCAGAGGCTAAGCCAATGCCTATCAATTCGATGTGTACGGTTTTCGCTGAATCGGAAGTCATTACCCTGCTTGCCAAAGGGATTCCAAAACCCGAGGTGATTGCAGGTCTCTTCAAAAGCACGGCCAAACGTCTCGCTAATTTTGTCGAGTCTGTCGGACATCCCGATGATTTAATTTTCACGGGTGGAGGCGCACATTATGGTCTCCTAGTCCACTTTCTTGAACAGGAGTTAAAGGCGAAGATTATAATACCATCGGAGCCTGAGTTAACCGCTGCTTTAGGCGCAGCATCCCTTGCATAA
- a CDS encoding iron-sulfur cluster assembly accessory protein: protein MVNITELAAQKVKEVLKMQNKEDAFLRLYLAGSGCSRPNFGMTLDESKMDEDILDEEFGVRILTDQKLSIYLEGAIIDFVEANGSGGFEIRTAKISDGGSCGGGCGGCSGSC from the coding sequence ATGGTTAATATTACAGAACTCGCAGCACAAAAGGTCAAAGAGGTGCTAAAAATGCAAAATAAAGAAGATGCATTTCTTCGTCTCTATCTTGCAGGGTCTGGTTGTAGTAGACCGAATTTTGGCATGACTCTGGATGAATCCAAAATGGATGAAGATATTCTTGACGAAGAATTTGGTGTTAGAATACTCACGGATCAAAAACTTTCTATTTATTTAGAGGGAGCCATCATTGACTTTGTCGAGGCAAATGGCAGTGGGGGTTTCGAAATACGTACGGCAAAGATCTCTGATGGCGGAAGCTGTGGTGGAGGTTGTGGTGGCTGCAGCGGAAGCTGTTAA